AGGCGGACGGCCGCCCGAACGCTTATGTCGAGGTCAAGAACGTCCATCTGCGCCGCCGGGACCGGTACGGCGGAACGGCCGCCGAATTCCCCGACTGCGTCACGGCGCGGGGCGCCAAGCACCTCCTCGAGCTTGCGGACATGGTTGCCTCGGGGTGCAGATCGGTCATGCTGTACCTTGTGCAACGCACGGATTGCGACCACTTCCGAGTCGCACATGACATCGACCCGGCCTACCATCGGGGTCTGGTCGACGCGAGGAATGCCGGTGTCGAGACCTTGTGCTATTCATGCACCGTCTCGCCGGAGGCGATCCTGCTGGAGCGGCCTCTCCCGGTGCATCTTGAACTTGCTTGAAACCCTACGGGACCAGAATGACTAGAGCTGAAGCGGCCCAGACCGACGACCTTGACTCCAACCGGATCCGTCTGCATGGGCCCGAGGATTTCGCAGGCATGCGCAAGGCCGGTCAGCTGGCCGCCGCGACGCTGGACTTCATCACGCCCCATGTGGTCCCCGGCGTCACCACGGGCGAGATCGACGGCCTGTGCGAGACCTTCATCCGCGACCACGGCGCGGTGCCGGCGCCGCTGGGTTACCGCGGGTATCCCAAGTCCACCTGCATCTCGATCAACCACGTGGTCTGCCACGGCATTCCCGGCGACAAGCGGCTGCGTGACGGCGACATCCTGAACATCGACATCACCGTCATCCTGGACGGCTGGTTCGGCGACACCAGCCGGATGTTCCTGGCCGGCGACGCCGTCAGCGTCAAGGCGCGCAAGCTGGTGGACGTCACCTACGATTCGCTGATGCTCGGCATCGCGGCGGTCAAGCCGGGCGCCACCCTGGGCGACATCGGATATGCGATCCAGAAGTACGCCGAGTCCCACCGGTTCTCGATCGTGCGCGACTTCTGCGGCCACGGCGTGGGCCGCGTTTTCCACGACGCGCCGTCCGTGCTGCATTTCGGGCAGCCCGGGCGCGGTACCGTGCTGCGCGAGGGCATGTTCTTTACGATCGAGCCGATGATCAACGCCGGCCGCTACGACGTGAAGATCCTGTCCGACGGCTGGACCGCGGTCACCAAGGACAAGAGCCTGTCGGCCCAGTTCGAGCATTCCATCGGCGTCACCAAGGACGGCTGCGAGATCTTTACGCTCTCGCCCGCCGGGTACACCAAGCCGCCCTACATCACCGGCTGACAACCGACACGCGACACGTCTATAGTCCTGCATTCCACTGCATGCAGAACTGTCGCGAGGATCGCGTGACCGACACAGAACCGGCCAGAACAGAAGGCGCCCTGGCGGCCGGTACCCTGGAGGACGCGGGGCCGGACCATCTCGGCCACCGCGATCGCCTGCGAACCCGTTTCCTGACGGCGGGCGCCGACGCGCTCCAGGACTACGAGTTGCTGGAGCTGCTGCTGTTCGCGGCGCTCCCCCGTCGCGACGTCAAGCCGCTCGCCAAAAGCCTCTTGCGCGCCTTCGGTGGCCTGTGGGGGGTGCTGAACGCTCCGCCGGAGGCGCTGCGCCGCCAGTTTCCCAAACTGACCGACGGCACCATCGCCGCGCTGACGGTGGTCGGCGCGGCCGCGCTCCGCATGACCCGGCAGGAGATCATGGACAAGCCGGTGCTCAGCACGTGGCAGCGCTTGCTCGACTATTGCCAGGGGACCATGGCGAACCTGCCGACGGAGCAGTTCCGCCTGCTGTTCCTGGACCGCAAGAACGTGCTGATCGCCGACGAAGTGCAGCAGCGCGGCACCGTGGACCATACGCCGGTCTATCCCCGCGAGGTGGTCAAGCGGGCGCTGGAACTGGGCGCGTCCGCAATCATCCTGGTCCACAACCACCCGAGCGGCGACCCCACGCCCAGCCGCGCCGACATCGAGATGACGAAGGAGATCGCCCGGGCTGCCGCGGCGCTCGGCATGCAGATCCACGATCATCTCGTGATCGGCAAGGGCAAGCACAGCAGCTTCAAGGCGATGG
This Skermanella mucosa DNA region includes the following protein-coding sequences:
- the map gene encoding type I methionyl aminopeptidase translates to MTRAEAAQTDDLDSNRIRLHGPEDFAGMRKAGQLAAATLDFITPHVVPGVTTGEIDGLCETFIRDHGAVPAPLGYRGYPKSTCISINHVVCHGIPGDKRLRDGDILNIDITVILDGWFGDTSRMFLAGDAVSVKARKLVDVTYDSLMLGIAAVKPGATLGDIGYAIQKYAESHRFSIVRDFCGHGVGRVFHDAPSVLHFGQPGRGTVLREGMFFTIEPMINAGRYDVKILSDGWTAVTKDKSLSAQFEHSIGVTKDGCEIFTLSPAGYTKPPYITG
- the radC gene encoding RadC family protein → MTDTEPARTEGALAAGTLEDAGPDHLGHRDRLRTRFLTAGADALQDYELLELLLFAALPRRDVKPLAKSLLRAFGGLWGVLNAPPEALRRQFPKLTDGTIAALTVVGAAALRMTRQEIMDKPVLSTWQRLLDYCQGTMANLPTEQFRLLFLDRKNVLIADEVQQRGTVDHTPVYPREVVKRALELGASAIILVHNHPSGDPTPSRADIEMTKEIARAAAALGMQIHDHLVIGKGKHSSFKAMGLL